One region of Thiomonas intermedia genomic DNA includes:
- the pyk gene encoding pyruvate kinase: MSRATKIVATIGPASSSPDVLERMIAAGVDVVRLNFSHGKAQDHIDRAQLIRETADRLGKAVAIMADLQGPKIRVGRFKDGKVMLQPGHKFILDATCELGDENRCGLDYKDLPRDVRAGDRLLLNDGLIVLTVENVSGEQIHTTVTIGGELSNNKGINKQGGGLSAPALTAKDMEDIRTAMAFQADYLAVSFPKNATDMELARQLANVAGEPYNHKPALIAKIERVEAIPALAEILRASDGIMVARGDLAVEVGNAAVPALQKRMIRMAREMDRVVITATQMMESMIVNAVPTRAEVSDVANAVLDGTDAVMLSAETAAGKYPVETVEAMASICVAAENVEEVKLEHDFIDKKFTRIDQSIAMAALFTAHHLGCKAIAALTESGSTALWMSRHRVNVPIYALSRSETSVRRMALYRNVRPMLLSFSTTDRDALLNQAEARLIEKKAVASGDSYAITCGEPIGSAGGTNMLKVMRVPR, encoded by the coding sequence ATGTCCCGCGCCACAAAAATCGTTGCCACCATCGGTCCTGCCAGTTCCTCGCCAGACGTCCTCGAGCGCATGATTGCCGCGGGGGTTGACGTCGTCCGACTCAATTTCTCTCACGGCAAGGCGCAGGACCATATCGATCGGGCACAGCTCATCCGCGAGACGGCCGACCGGCTTGGCAAGGCGGTCGCCATCATGGCCGACCTGCAAGGGCCGAAAATCCGCGTGGGCCGGTTCAAGGACGGCAAGGTCATGCTCCAGCCGGGTCACAAGTTCATTCTCGACGCCACTTGCGAGCTGGGCGACGAGAACCGCTGCGGCCTGGACTACAAAGACCTGCCGCGTGATGTGCGGGCCGGCGACCGCCTGCTGCTCAACGACGGCCTGATCGTGCTCACCGTCGAAAACGTCAGCGGCGAGCAGATCCACACCACGGTCACCATCGGCGGCGAGCTGTCCAACAACAAGGGGATCAACAAGCAGGGGGGCGGGCTCTCCGCCCCGGCCCTGACCGCCAAGGACATGGAAGACATCCGCACGGCGATGGCCTTCCAGGCCGACTATCTCGCCGTGTCCTTTCCCAAGAATGCCACCGACATGGAGCTGGCGCGCCAGCTCGCCAACGTGGCGGGCGAGCCCTACAACCACAAACCGGCGCTGATCGCCAAGATCGAGCGGGTCGAGGCGATTCCGGCGCTGGCCGAAATCCTGCGCGCCTCCGACGGCATCATGGTGGCGCGCGGCGACCTGGCCGTGGAAGTCGGCAACGCCGCTGTGCCGGCGCTGCAGAAGCGCATGATCCGCATGGCGCGCGAAATGGACCGCGTGGTCATCACCGCCACGCAGATGATGGAGTCGATGATCGTCAACGCGGTCCCCACCCGGGCCGAAGTGTCCGACGTCGCCAACGCCGTGCTCGACGGCACCGATGCCGTCATGCTCTCGGCTGAAACCGCCGCGGGCAAGTATCCGGTGGAGACGGTCGAGGCCATGGCCAGCATCTGCGTGGCCGCGGAGAACGTCGAAGAGGTCAAGCTCGAACACGACTTCATCGACAAGAAGTTCACCCGCATCGATCAGTCCATCGCCATGGCGGCGCTGTTCACCGCACACCACCTGGGCTGCAAGGCGATCGCGGCCCTGACCGAGTCCGGCTCCACCGCCCTGTGGATGAGTCGCCACCGGGTCAACGTGCCGATCTACGCGCTGTCGCGCAGCGAAACCTCGGTGCGCCGCATGGCGCTCTACCGCAACGTGCGACCCATGCTGCTGAGTTTCAGCACCACCGACCGCGACGCCTTGCTCAATCAGGCCGAAGCCCGGCTGATCGAGAAAAAGGCCGTGGCCTCAGGCGACAGCTACGCCATCACCTGTGGCGAACCGATCGGTTCGGCAGGCGGCACCAATATGCTCAAGGTCATGCGCGTGCCCCGCTGA
- a CDS encoding FHA domain-containing protein, with the protein MAKLVITLDGKVLKEVVLSKDRTTLGRRPYNDVVIDNLAVSGEHAVLLRDAGAEVESYTIQDLGSTNGTYLNGAPIKSSPFREGDTVDIGKYSLRLLSDTRQTTFGPSRFGASTGFGNSRFGNSGFSDSRTRAGDVERSYKIKVLSGDAAGREILLSKEQTTFGQRGTLVVSVMHKPRGYELVQVEGEKRAQVNGVSLGLMPVVLRSGDVINLTGIQLQFLQV; encoded by the coding sequence GTGGCCAAACTCGTGATTACCCTGGATGGCAAGGTTTTGAAAGAGGTCGTGCTCAGCAAAGACCGCACGACCCTGGGGCGTCGTCCGTACAACGATGTGGTCATCGACAATTTGGCCGTCAGTGGCGAGCATGCCGTGCTGCTGCGAGACGCCGGGGCGGAAGTCGAGAGCTACACCATTCAAGATCTGGGCAGTACCAACGGCACCTATCTGAACGGTGCCCCCATCAAATCCAGCCCGTTCCGCGAGGGCGATACGGTCGATATCGGCAAGTACAGTCTGCGTCTGCTGTCCGATACCCGTCAGACCACCTTTGGGCCGTCGCGCTTCGGCGCCTCCACCGGCTTCGGCAACTCGCGGTTCGGCAATTCGGGCTTTTCCGATTCGCGCACCCGGGCGGGTGACGTTGAGCGCAGCTACAAGATCAAGGTGCTCAGCGGTGATGCGGCCGGGCGTGAAATTCTGCTCAGCAAGGAGCAGACGACCTTTGGCCAACGCGGCACCCTGGTGGTCAGCGTGATGCACAAACCGCGCGGCTACGAACTCGTGCAGGTCGAGGGCGAGAAGCGGGCGCAGGTCAACGGCGTGTCTCTCGGGCTCATGCCCGTGGTGCTGCGATCCGGTGACGTGATCAACCTCACCGGCATTCAGTTGCAATTCCTGCAGGTCTGA
- a CDS encoding PP2C family protein-serine/threonine phosphatase, which translates to MAKSSGPNAALQYEMISLTHPGRVREHNEDAVAFDALAQVAVLADGMGGYAAGEVASGMATAQICARISRLKADYPKVTALDLSTELRFAVRHVNVEILRAARGNAQFSGMGATLVAVAFTGNVAVIAHAGDSRVYLLRQRQLRLLTHDHSALQEQIDMGLILPEDAEKIGGKNLVTRALGVDAKLEPDVAMHPMMAGDVLLLCSDGLNDMLTDAKIEAVMQQFTGHPSAAARQLVEDANAAGGRDNVSVILVTARTLA; encoded by the coding sequence ATGGCCAAATCATCGGGCCCGAACGCGGCCCTGCAGTACGAAATGATCAGCCTGACCCATCCGGGCCGCGTGCGCGAACATAACGAAGATGCCGTGGCGTTTGACGCGCTGGCGCAGGTTGCCGTGCTGGCCGATGGCATGGGTGGCTACGCCGCGGGCGAAGTGGCCAGCGGAATGGCCACCGCGCAGATCTGTGCCCGCATCTCTCGCTTGAAGGCCGACTATCCCAAGGTGACGGCGCTCGATCTGTCCACCGAGTTGCGCTTTGCCGTGCGCCACGTGAACGTGGAAATTCTGCGTGCGGCGCGTGGCAATGCGCAGTTTTCCGGCATGGGCGCCACGCTGGTCGCGGTGGCGTTCACCGGCAATGTGGCGGTGATCGCCCATGCGGGTGATTCGCGTGTTTACCTGCTGCGTCAGCGCCAGCTGCGCCTGCTCACCCATGACCATTCGGCATTGCAGGAGCAGATCGACATGGGTCTGATCCTGCCGGAGGATGCGGAGAAGATCGGTGGCAAGAATCTGGTGACGCGCGCGCTCGGCGTCGATGCCAAGCTGGAACCCGACGTCGCCATGCATCCCATGATGGCGGGGGACGTGTTGCTTCTGTGTTCAGACGGCTTGAACGATATGTTGACTGATGCCAAAATCGAAGCCGTGATGCAGCAATTCACTGGACATCCCTCTGCTGCTGCACGCCAGCTGGTGGAGGATGCGAATGCTGCGGGGGGGCGCGACAACGTATCCGTCATCTTGGTGACCGCGCGTACGCTGGCTTGA
- a CDS encoding TerC family protein, with product MEHYLTVEFLTAIGQIVLIDILLGGDNAVVIALATRKLPPRQRKLGILWGTAGAIGLRVVLIFFALTLLKLPFLKIVGALLLFWIGIKLLAPQDDDGHGDVQAADRLWAAVKTVIIADFVMSLDNVIAIAGAAQNAGEQHSMLLVVFGLLLSVPIIVWGSQLVIHLMQRFPVIIVLGAMLLGWIAGGLIVTDPAVSHWVEALPWADYAEKIAGLIGAVVVWAAAKWIYRRPQASAT from the coding sequence ATGGAACACTATCTCACCGTCGAGTTCTTGACGGCCATCGGTCAGATCGTTCTGATCGACATTCTTTTGGGCGGAGACAACGCCGTGGTCATCGCATTGGCCACGCGCAAACTGCCTCCGCGCCAACGCAAGCTTGGCATTCTCTGGGGTACCGCGGGAGCGATCGGCCTGCGCGTGGTCCTGATTTTTTTCGCGCTGACCCTGCTCAAGCTGCCATTTCTCAAGATCGTCGGCGCGCTGCTGCTTTTCTGGATTGGCATCAAGCTTCTTGCGCCGCAGGACGACGACGGCCACGGTGATGTGCAGGCGGCCGACCGGCTCTGGGCTGCGGTCAAGACGGTCATCATTGCCGATTTCGTGATGAGTCTGGACAACGTGATCGCCATCGCGGGCGCCGCCCAGAATGCCGGCGAGCAGCACAGCATGTTGCTGGTGGTGTTCGGTCTGTTGCTGAGCGTGCCCATCATCGTCTGGGGCAGTCAACTGGTCATCCATCTGATGCAACGATTCCCGGTGATCATCGTCCTGGGCGCCATGCTGCTGGGCTGGATCGCGGGCGGTCTGATCGTGACCGACCCGGCCGTGTCTCATTGGGTCGAGGCGCTGCCCTGGGCCGACTATGCCGAGAAAATCGCCGGGCTGATCGGTGCGGTTGTGGTCTGGGCCGCGGCAAAGTGGATCTACCGCCGTCCACAGGCGTCGGCCACATGA
- the sucD gene encoding succinate--CoA ligase subunit alpha — protein sequence MAILINKDTKVITQGITGKTGQFHTRMCRDYANGKNCFVAGVNPKKAGEDFEGIPIHGTVADAKAATGATVSVIYVPPAGAAAAIWEAVEADLDLAICITEGIPVKDMLVVRNRMKAKEAAGGKKTLLLGPNCPGLITPDEIKIGIMPGHIHRKGRIGIVSRSGTLTYEAVAQVTELGLGQSSAVGIGGDPINGLKHIDIMRAFNDDPDTDAVIMIGEIGGSDEAEAARWCKAHMKKPVVGFIAGVTAPPGKRMGHAGALISGGADTADAKLAIMEECGFKVTRNPSEMGKLLQQVL from the coding sequence ATGGCTATCCTGATCAATAAAGACACCAAGGTCATCACCCAGGGCATCACCGGCAAGACCGGCCAGTTTCATACCCGCATGTGCCGCGACTACGCCAACGGCAAGAACTGCTTCGTCGCCGGCGTCAACCCCAAGAAGGCCGGCGAGGATTTCGAGGGCATCCCCATCCACGGCACCGTGGCCGACGCCAAGGCGGCGACGGGAGCCACGGTTTCGGTCATCTACGTGCCCCCGGCCGGCGCGGCTGCGGCCATCTGGGAAGCGGTGGAAGCCGATCTCGATCTGGCGATCTGCATTACTGAGGGCATTCCCGTGAAGGACATGCTGGTGGTGCGCAACCGCATGAAGGCCAAGGAGGCCGCAGGCGGCAAGAAGACCCTGCTGCTCGGGCCGAACTGCCCCGGTCTCATCACGCCCGATGAAATCAAGATCGGCATCATGCCCGGGCATATTCACCGCAAGGGCCGCATCGGCATCGTGTCGCGGTCGGGCACGCTCACCTACGAGGCGGTGGCGCAGGTCACCGAACTGGGGCTGGGCCAGAGCAGCGCGGTGGGCATCGGCGGCGACCCGATCAACGGTCTCAAGCACATCGACATCATGCGCGCCTTCAATGACGATCCCGATACCGATGCCGTCATCATGATCGGCGAGATCGGCGGTTCCGATGAAGCCGAGGCCGCGCGCTGGTGCAAGGCCCACATGAAGAAGCCGGTGGTTGGCTTCATTGCGGGGGTCACGGCGCCACCGGGCAAGCGCATGGGTCATGCCGGCGCGCTGATTTCCGGTGGAGCCGATACGGCCGACGCCAAGCTCGCCATCATGGAAGAGTGTGGCTTCAAGGTGACACGCAACCCCTCTGAAATGGGCAAATTGCTTCAACAGGTTCTCTGA
- the sucC gene encoding ADP-forming succinate--CoA ligase subunit beta, protein MKIHEYQAKELLRDHGVPVPRGKPAFSVDEAAAAAQELGGPVWVVKAQIHAGGRGKGGGVKLARSMDEVRQLASQILGMQLITHQTGPGGQKVRRLLIEEGADIRKEYYVAVLTDRATQKVAVMASSEGGMDIEEVAAKTPEKILKVFVDPLAGLQDAQGLELAAGIGIPLASQAQAVDVLKKLYQCYMDTDASLVEINPLILEGNGHIKALDAKFNIDDNALFRHPEIVALRDLDEEDPAEIEASKFDLAYIQLDGNIGCLVNGAGLAMATMDTIKLFGGSPANFLDVGGGATTEKVTEAFKIMLHNPHVKAILVNIFGGIMRCDTIAEGVIAASRTVGLSVPLVVRMKGTNEEIGRKMLADSGLPIISANTMGEAAQAAVHAAQA, encoded by the coding sequence ATGAAAATTCATGAATATCAGGCCAAGGAACTACTAAGGGACCATGGGGTGCCGGTTCCACGCGGCAAGCCCGCGTTTTCCGTCGATGAAGCTGCCGCCGCGGCACAGGAATTGGGCGGTCCGGTCTGGGTGGTGAAGGCGCAGATTCATGCGGGCGGGCGAGGCAAGGGCGGCGGCGTCAAACTGGCCCGCAGCATGGACGAAGTCAGGCAGCTTGCGTCGCAGATTCTGGGCATGCAGCTCATCACGCATCAAACCGGGCCCGGGGGGCAGAAAGTGCGGCGTCTGCTGATCGAGGAGGGCGCCGACATCCGCAAGGAGTATTACGTCGCCGTGCTCACCGACCGCGCCACGCAGAAAGTAGCCGTCATGGCGTCGAGCGAAGGCGGCATGGACATCGAGGAAGTGGCCGCCAAGACGCCGGAGAAAATCCTCAAGGTCTTTGTCGATCCGCTTGCGGGCTTGCAGGACGCTCAGGGCCTGGAACTGGCCGCCGGCATCGGCATTCCGCTGGCCTCGCAGGCCCAGGCGGTCGATGTGCTCAAGAAGCTCTACCAGTGCTATATGGATACCGATGCCTCGCTGGTGGAGATCAACCCGCTGATTCTCGAAGGCAACGGCCACATCAAGGCGCTCGATGCCAAGTTCAACATCGACGACAACGCCTTGTTCCGCCACCCCGAGATCGTGGCGCTGCGCGATCTCGATGAGGAAGATCCCGCCGAGATCGAGGCGAGCAAGTTCGACCTCGCTTACATCCAGCTCGACGGCAATATCGGCTGTCTGGTCAACGGCGCCGGGCTGGCCATGGCCACGATGGACACCATCAAACTGTTCGGCGGCTCGCCCGCCAATTTCCTGGACGTGGGCGGCGGCGCCACCACCGAGAAAGTGACCGAGGCGTTCAAGATCATGCTGCACAACCCGCATGTCAAGGCGATCCTGGTCAATATCTTCGGCGGCATCATGCGCTGCGACACCATTGCCGAGGGCGTGATCGCTGCCTCGCGTACCGTGGGGCTGAGCGTGCCGCTGGTGGTGCGCATGAAGGGCACCAACGAGGAGATCGGCCGCAAGATGCTGGCCGATTCCGGCCTGCCCATCATCAGCGCCAACACCATGGGCGAGGCCGCGCAGGCTGCCGTCCATGCCGCGCAGGCCTGA
- a CDS encoding DUF2889 domain-containing protein, with product MRDSPAAPSSPYRRLVHRRSLSVEVYSRDDGLWDLQAELRDVKTRDLTLSERTRPAGVPVHDMLLIVTLNDALDIVDAGSHTLFSPYDTCGDHAQAYKRLIGLNLLRGFRAAVRERLGGVLGCTHLTELTQILPTAAIQGLAGLTQIALPVTETERPADMPFQLNRCHALRLDGPAVAEFYPRWAQPAAPQRAKGTMPTPQVEDETP from the coding sequence ATGCGCGACTCTCCTGCCGCCCCTTCTTCACCCTACCGCCGTCTGGTTCACCGCCGCAGTCTCAGTGTCGAGGTGTATTCGCGCGACGACGGCCTCTGGGATCTGCAGGCTGAATTGCGGGACGTGAAGACGCGCGATCTGACCCTGTCCGAGCGCACCCGCCCTGCGGGCGTGCCCGTGCACGACATGTTGCTCATCGTCACCCTCAACGATGCGCTCGATATTGTCGATGCCGGGTCGCACACCCTGTTCAGCCCTTACGACACCTGCGGCGATCATGCCCAGGCCTACAAGCGGCTGATTGGTCTCAATCTGCTGCGCGGCTTTCGGGCCGCCGTGCGCGAGCGGCTCGGCGGTGTGCTGGGCTGTACCCATCTGACCGAATTGACGCAGATACTGCCCACCGCAGCGATTCAGGGTTTGGCCGGGCTGACCCAAATCGCCTTGCCTGTCACCGAAACCGAGCGCCCCGCCGACATGCCCTTTCAGCTCAACCGCTGTCACGCCCTGCGGCTGGACGGGCCTGCGGTGGCCGAGTTCTATCCCCGTTGGGCGCAGCCTGCTGCGCCGCAACGTGCCAAAGGCACAATGCCTACACCACAAGTCGAGGACGAGACACCATGA
- the recX gene encoding recombination regulator RecX — MTPPRAQPSLRARAVRYLSQREHSPLELRRKLLRYCEEADEVDALLASLEQAGLLSSERFAQSLIHRRQQRYGNLRIAQELEAHGLPGDATAALRQSLKDSELARAHAAWSRKFPTLPQDAPERARQARFLTQRGFSSDTVRAVLRGETPEASD, encoded by the coding sequence ATGACGCCGCCTCGCGCCCAACCCTCCCTGCGTGCGCGTGCCGTGCGCTACCTGTCGCAGCGCGAACACAGCCCGCTGGAACTGCGCCGCAAACTGCTTCGCTATTGTGAGGAGGCCGACGAGGTCGATGCCTTGCTCGCCAGCCTGGAGCAGGCTGGCCTGCTCAGTAGCGAGCGTTTTGCCCAGTCGCTGATCCACCGGCGGCAGCAACGCTACGGCAATTTGCGCATCGCACAAGAGCTCGAGGCGCATGGTCTGCCGGGCGATGCCACCGCGGCGCTGCGGCAATCGCTCAAGGACAGCGAGCTGGCGCGTGCCCACGCCGCCTGGTCGCGCAAGTTCCCGACGCTGCCTCAAGATGCCCCGGAGCGTGCCCGACAGGCCCGCTTCCTGACCCAGCGCGGTTTCAGCAGTGACACGGTGCGTGCCGTGCTGCGGGGCGAGACGCCGGAGGCTTCCGACTGA
- the recA gene encoding recombinase RecA: MEQGKSAVNPEKAKALAAALSQIEKQFGKGTIMRMADGEAQHDIQVVSTGSLGLDIALGVGGLPRGRVVEIYGPESSGKTTLTLQVIAEMQKIGGTCAFIDAEHALDVQYASKLGVQLPDLLISQPDTGEQALEIVDALVRSGSVDMIVIDSVAALTPKAEIEGEMGDSLPGLQARLMSQALRKLTANIKRTNCLVIFINQIRMKIGVMFGNPETTTGGNALKFYSSVRLDIRRIGAIKKGEDVIGSETRVKVVKNKVAPPFKQAEFDILYGEGVSREGEIVDLGVLAKLVEKSGSWYAYNGEKIGQGKDNAREFLKANPDVAREIENKIRVSLGVPEANALMNADMTEEDQD, encoded by the coding sequence ATGGAACAGGGGAAGTCTGCAGTGAATCCAGAAAAAGCCAAGGCGCTAGCCGCCGCGTTGTCGCAAATCGAAAAGCAGTTCGGCAAGGGCACCATCATGCGCATGGCCGACGGCGAGGCGCAGCATGACATTCAGGTGGTGTCCACGGGCTCCCTGGGGCTGGACATTGCGCTGGGCGTGGGCGGCTTGCCGCGCGGCCGCGTGGTCGAAATCTACGGGCCCGAGTCTTCGGGCAAGACCACCCTCACGCTGCAGGTCATCGCCGAAATGCAGAAGATCGGCGGCACCTGCGCCTTCATCGATGCCGAGCATGCGCTTGATGTGCAATATGCCTCGAAGCTCGGAGTGCAACTGCCCGATCTGCTGATTTCCCAGCCCGACACGGGCGAGCAGGCGCTGGAAATCGTCGATGCGCTGGTGCGCTCCGGTTCGGTGGACATGATCGTGATCGATTCGGTGGCCGCGCTCACGCCCAAGGCCGAGATCGAGGGCGAGATGGGCGATTCGCTGCCAGGTCTGCAGGCACGTCTGATGAGCCAGGCGCTGCGCAAACTCACGGCCAATATCAAGCGCACCAACTGCCTGGTCATTTTTATCAATCAGATCCGCATGAAGATCGGCGTGATGTTCGGCAACCCCGAAACGACGACCGGCGGTAACGCCCTCAAGTTCTACTCGTCGGTGCGTCTGGACATCCGCCGCATCGGGGCCATCAAGAAGGGCGAAGACGTCATCGGCTCCGAAACACGGGTCAAGGTCGTGAAGAACAAGGTGGCGCCGCCGTTCAAACAGGCGGAGTTCGACATTCTGTATGGCGAAGGCGTGTCGCGCGAGGGCGAGATCGTCGACTTGGGCGTACTGGCCAAACTGGTCGAAAAATCGGGCTCCTGGTATGCCTACAACGGCGAGAAAATCGGCCAGGGCAAGGACAATGCTCGGGAGTTCCTCAAAGCCAATCCGGATGTCGCTCGCGAGATCGAGAACAAGATTCGCGTCAGTCTGGGCGTGCCTGAAGCCAATGCGCTGATGAACGCGGACATGACCGAGGAAGATCAGGACTGA